From a region of the Arvicanthis niloticus isolate mArvNil1 chromosome 6, mArvNil1.pat.X, whole genome shotgun sequence genome:
- the LOC143442795 gene encoding zinc finger protein 39-like: MSAVVGLVSFEDVSVDFTWDEWQDLDDTQRKLYRDVMLETYSSLLSLNQCDTKPELILKLEQGAEPWKEAGAPDQRLRALQPVKSLKETRWDNRKRHLSHLVITGNASAEERGRFGKIFNMNSNHVLHLAVKNRSSSRMRSEVLDTWETVYLPGGPIELQASEELDHLNSTKIPSTPPAPLCLDLSVESGKQRVQCAQHDEAFDVNTVWTHTVFSLGDSSRNAVDQLTLSAREGTHIREETFDCNMCKKSFSDKCNHTQHLKPRLKNQCGKCTDHEPASRTKKAGLQHTLHAWGKPRGCGDNDEKCVHQMPKLRADKSVFLSKESNCVKPFCPDSTFSVQQRPHTGKKPHESNISIKINNQPRRRHRCGRTYQCKVCGKAFKHTQNLYLHHRTHTGEKPYECKDCKKLFSVKSNLSVHQKTHTGEKPYECNVCGNAFKRRCDLTIHQRVHTGEKPYECKECRKTFSIKSGLIVHQRIHTGEKPYACSVCGKRFNQKSNLSTHEKIHTGEKPFECKKCSKSFSVKSYLTIHQKTHLCEKAHS; this comes from the exons GGGTTGGTGTCATTTGAAGATGTGTCTGTGGACTTCACCTGGGATGAATGGCAGGACCTGGATGACACTCAGAGGAAGCTCTACAGGGacgtgatgctggagacctacagcaGCCTGCTGTCCTTGA ATCAATGTGACACCAAACCTGAGTTGATCCTGAAGTTGGAGCAAGGAGCTGAGCCATGGAAGGAAGCCGGTGCCCCAGACCAGAGACTCCGAG CTCTGCAACCTGTGAAGAGCCTGAAGGAGACCAGATGGGACAATCGAAAGAGACATTTGAGCCACCTGGTAATCACTGGCAATGCATCAGCTGAGGAGAGGGGCAGATttgggaaaatatttaatatgaattCAAACCATGTTTTGCACCTGGCTGTTAAGAACAGAAGCTCTTCTAGAATGAGGTCTGAGGTGCTTGATACATGGGAAACTGTGTATCTCCCTGGTGGGCCCATTGAGTTGCAGGCTTCAGAGGAACTTGATCATCTTAATTCAACTAAGATTCCAAGCACACCTCCTGCGCCTCTTTGTCTGGATCTCAGTGTTGAAAGTGGGAAACAGCGTGTCCAGTGTGCTCAACATGATGAAGCCTTTGATGTGAACACTGTATGGACGCATACAGTGTTTTCTTTGGGAGACAGCTCGAGGAACGCTGTTGATCAATTGACTCTTAGTGCCCGAGAGGGGACTCACATAAGGGAAGAAACTTTTGATTGTAACATGTGTAAGAAGTCATTCTCTGACAAGTGTAACCATACTCAGCATTTAAAACCACGCCTAAAAAACCAGTGTGGTAAGTGTACTGACCATGAGCCAGCATCCCGTACAAAAAAAGCAGGCCTTCAGCACACGCTGCACGCGTGGGGAAAACCCCGTGGGTGTGGTGACAACGATGAGAAATGTGTGCATCAGATGCCGAAACTAAGGGCTGATAAGAGTGTCTTCTTAAGTAAAGAGAGTAATTGTGTGAAACCATTTTGCCCAGACTCAACTTTCAGTGTGCAGCAGAGACCACACACAGGTAAAAAGCCCCATGAGTCCAATATATCTATAAAAATCAACAACCAGCCTCGTAGACGTCACAGATGTGGGAGAACCTATCAGTGTAAAGTATGTGGGAAAgcctttaaacacacacaaaatctctATTTACACCACAGAActcacactggggagaagccctATGAGTGTAAAGATTGTAAGAAACTATTCAGTGTAAAGTCAAATCTCAGTGTACATCAGAAAACCCACACAGGGGAAAAACCCTATGAGTGTAATGTATGTGGAAACGCCTTTAAAAGGAGGTGTGACCTGACTATCCACCAGAGAGTCCACACAGGCGAGAAGCCCTACGAATGTAAAGAGTGCAGGAAAACGTTCAGTATAAAGTCAGGGCTCATTGTCCATCAGAGAATTCACACGGGTGAGAAACCATACGCGTGCAGTGTCTGTGGGAAACGTTTTAACCAGAAGTCAAATCTCTCCACACATGAAAAGATTCACACAGGTGAGAAGCCCTTTGAATGCAAAAAATGTAGCAAATCATTTAGTGTCAAGTCCTATCTCACTATCCATCAAAAAACTCACTTGTGTGAGAAAGCTCACTCGTGA